One window of the Waddliaceae bacterium genome contains the following:
- a CDS encoding HPr kinase/phosphorylase — MYRVKDLYKEHGTALSLKIVESEECMKRSIRSQDVQRPGLALSGYLYGHTGRRIIVFGKVEMGYLRDMPKEMRIERLRAIFSMTVPAVIVSRNYRPTKEIVDLCSEYGIPLFRSKMMTMNLISKLTLLLNEAFAPNVSMHGTFVEVFGVGAIITGDSSVGKSETALGLLERGHRLVSDDVVIIKKREYSYLEGTGAELTRHHMEIRGIGIINVANLYGAVCIRESKRVDLVIKLEAWNDTKFYDRIGLSEKHCDILGVKVPHHTVPLKPGRDLVLLVETIVLNHRLKKVGYNSAEEFNTKLLEVIARKSKTGKAQHEEHLQSTR, encoded by the coding sequence ATGTATAGAGTAAAAGATCTTTATAAAGAACACGGCACAGCGCTGAGCCTTAAAATCGTTGAAAGCGAAGAATGCATGAAACGAAGTATCCGCTCACAAGACGTTCAAAGGCCAGGGCTTGCATTGTCGGGATATCTTTATGGGCATACAGGCAGAAGGATCATCGTCTTCGGGAAAGTCGAGATGGGATACCTCCGTGATATGCCTAAAGAAATGCGTATAGAACGGTTAAGGGCAATATTCTCCATGACAGTGCCAGCAGTAATCGTCTCTAGAAACTATAGACCCACCAAAGAAATCGTCGATCTGTGCTCGGAATATGGGATACCATTGTTCAGGTCTAAGATGATGACGATGAACCTCATCAGCAAATTAACACTACTCCTAAACGAAGCATTCGCTCCAAACGTCAGCATGCACGGCACCTTCGTCGAAGTCTTCGGCGTAGGAGCAATAATAACAGGCGATTCGTCGGTAGGAAAAAGTGAGACGGCACTAGGACTCCTAGAACGCGGACATCGCCTCGTCTCCGATGACGTCGTCATAATAAAAAAACGTGAATACTCATACCTCGAAGGAACAGGAGCAGAACTGACAAGACACCATATGGAGATTCGAGGAATAGGGATAATAAACGTCGCTAACCTATACGGCGCTGTGTGTATAAGAGAAAGTAAACGCGTAGACCTCGTAATAAAACTAGAAGCATGGAACGACACGAAGTTCTATGACAGGATAGGCCTCTCAGAGAAACATTGCGATATCCTCGGCGTAAAAGTTCCACACCACACCGTTCCACTTAAGCCAGGACGCGACCTCGTACTACTAGTAGAAACAATAGTACTTAATCACAGACTGAAAAAAGTGGGATATAACTCCGCAGAAGAGTTCAACACAAAACTCCTAGAAGTAATAGCACGCAAATCGAAGACAGGAAAAGCGCAACATGAAGAACACCTGCAAAGTACGCGTTAA
- a CDS encoding HPr family phosphocarrier protein — protein sequence MKNTCKVRVKNALGLHTRPATSIVQMLQSCKSKVRITYRRQTIDAKSILSILMLAVHKNANITIDVEGSDSDIVMKELVDAFENKFGEG from the coding sequence ATGAAGAACACCTGCAAAGTACGCGTTAAGAATGCATTAGGGCTGCATACACGGCCAGCAACGTCGATAGTACAGATGCTGCAAAGCTGTAAAAGTAAGGTGAGAATCACCTATAGAAGGCAGACGATAGACGCCAAAAGCATACTTAGTATATTGATGCTAGCAGTACATAAAAATGCTAATATAACAATAGACGTCGAAGGTTCCGATTCTGATATCGTCATGAAGGAACTCGTCGATGCCTTTGAAAATAAGTTCGGAGAGGGATAA
- the ptsP gene encoding phosphoenolpyruvate--protein phosphotransferase, which yields MVDKKIFLKGSPLCSGVAIGKPFIFTFADEIIPNFSIAANEVEDEIKRYRKALRLSKKDITKLQKKLKKEGASEGADMLATHLHILQDPLITTAVEDKIRETRKNTEYIFRLVVDEYEERFNKISDEFFRERFRDIQDISRRILAHLRKSVTMSLAEIPENSVVFAHSLLPSDVAEAKISSVAAFVTEGCGETSHAVIVAKAKGIPYVSTRDFDVIEEKIQSGKNVIVDGRTGDIIIDPTPETLEIYRAIKERLHEEYVVLEKSGSLEAETIDGYSITLSANVDNIEDIGNIRRYPNTNIGLFRSEYILLKQEAFPTEDEQYVIYKKLVTTMAGLPVTIRTFDIGGDKWGDFQEFNREDNPFLGCRSIRFMLRDPELFKTQLRAILRASAFGAVNIIFPMVSGYYELMQAKKLLEEAKQELLDKGESFGEKIQVGCMIEVPSAALICDILAKECDFFSIGTNDLVQYSLAVDRGNQDVDYLYRPAHPSIIRLIKIIVTEAKKNGMPVSICGEIAADPRFTALLIGLGVENLSVAMRHIPIIKNVIRSLNIVDAYALTEKIMTMSSSEEIRNALDEYYHARVRSLDSELIYQ from the coding sequence ATGGTTGATAAGAAGATATTCCTGAAAGGATCGCCGCTATGTTCAGGGGTCGCTATAGGCAAACCCTTCATATTCACATTCGCCGATGAAATAATACCGAATTTCTCAATAGCAGCTAACGAAGTCGAAGACGAGATAAAACGATACCGCAAAGCACTACGCCTTAGCAAAAAAGATATCACGAAACTGCAGAAAAAACTCAAGAAAGAAGGCGCCAGTGAAGGTGCCGATATGCTCGCAACACACCTGCACATACTACAAGACCCTCTTATCACTACCGCCGTAGAAGATAAAATCCGTGAGACACGGAAAAATACAGAATATATCTTTAGACTCGTCGTCGACGAATATGAAGAAAGATTTAACAAAATCTCCGACGAGTTTTTCCGCGAACGCTTTCGCGATATACAAGATATCTCACGACGTATCTTGGCACACCTAAGAAAAAGCGTCACAATGTCTCTAGCAGAAATACCGGAAAACTCCGTCGTCTTCGCACATAGCCTGCTGCCATCAGATGTCGCAGAAGCAAAGATATCATCGGTAGCAGCTTTCGTCACAGAAGGGTGTGGCGAGACATCACACGCCGTTATTGTCGCCAAAGCCAAAGGAATACCATACGTCTCTACACGAGACTTCGACGTTATAGAAGAAAAAATACAGTCAGGAAAAAATGTTATCGTCGACGGCAGAACAGGCGATATCATAATAGACCCTACACCAGAGACTCTAGAGATATACCGCGCAATAAAAGAAAGACTACACGAAGAATATGTCGTCTTGGAGAAGTCGGGAAGCCTAGAAGCTGAGACTATCGACGGATATAGCATAACACTTTCGGCTAACGTTGATAATATCGAAGACATCGGAAACATACGTCGATACCCAAACACCAATATAGGACTCTTCAGGTCCGAATATATACTGCTAAAACAAGAGGCCTTCCCAACAGAAGACGAACAGTATGTCATCTATAAAAAGCTCGTCACCACTATGGCTGGACTCCCCGTGACAATAAGGACCTTCGATATCGGTGGTGATAAATGGGGAGATTTCCAGGAGTTCAACAGAGAAGATAACCCATTCCTAGGATGTAGATCGATACGTTTCATGCTAAGAGACCCCGAGCTCTTCAAAACACAACTGCGAGCAATATTGCGTGCTAGCGCCTTCGGCGCCGTTAATATCATATTCCCCATGGTCTCGGGATACTACGAACTAATGCAAGCAAAAAAACTCCTAGAAGAGGCGAAACAAGAGCTTCTCGACAAAGGCGAAAGCTTCGGAGAGAAAATACAGGTGGGATGTATGATAGAAGTCCCTTCGGCGGCATTGATATGTGATATCCTCGCTAAAGAATGTGACTTCTTCTCAATAGGTACTAACGACCTCGTACAATATTCCCTAGCAGTAGATAGAGGCAACCAAGACGTTGACTACCTATACAGACCAGCACACCCTAGCATAATAAGGCTTATAAAAATTATCGTAACAGAAGCGAAAAAAAATGGGATGCCGGTAAGTATCTGCGGGGAGATAGCAGCAGACCCACGTTTTACAGCACTGCTTATAGGACTTGGCGTCGAAAACCTGTCAGTGGCAATGCGGCATATCCCCATAATAAAGAACGTGATACGCTCGCTGAATATCGTAGACGCATACGCCCTCACAGAGAAAATAATGACGATGTCATCGTCCGAAGAAATCAGAAATGCTCTAGATGAATATTACCACGCCAGAGTTCGGAGCTTGGACTCCGAACTCATTTATCAATGA
- a CDS encoding HDIG domain-containing protein: MGNNNEFKKRFSRGASGLKFPREQGFFDKSFILRVVVLLLFSVGLFAVLHFREIHVDTLELNKSADRYIVAQTNFSFHDAKATESRREEALLDIGKIYRFNKKEVHQRRVDFERYLVYNKSWRKQSERSTFEEMYSGIDDVEKMLLSIRLTDPRTIQKIKQFGMTNRDYLVYITSDVTKAINVPKRIWEHIEKIALTKNIYQPGTIDFIITYFKGKGWDLVEDGETLGILRNKATDSIPKQYTRVNAGDRIIGYGDKVTEQHIAMIHAMKKTLAEGQNIWHYTTIVGSAVMTALFIILGIMYLNKRFPDILRSNRKILLLCSIIAIAFIFSKLAEHIIINSSINLFEVIRYPLFVPFAAMLLCTLMNMEIALVVSVFLAVVLSMTLALNKEFMIINLVAAVIAILGSTSFRSRKKIFAVCAKAWIGCIVFIVALGFYRGNIISRTVSVDIFTTMLFMIFTAVLVIGILPLIEFAFPIMTDAILMEYLDPNNEILTRLAMEAPGTYQHSIVVGNLAERAAQSIGANGLFCKVVSLYHDVGKLRNPQYFTENEPRGTSMHQLLTPTESAQVITEHISEGVALARKFGLPEQFVDVIKEHHGTMNVRYFYNNQKELMDGDASRVNEKDFKYTGPTAHSKESAIIMIADAFEAASRSLEAVNKASLKKLINNLVKERLESGQFDECMLTFEELGTVKESLVSSMLMSTHSRIKYSGNEDEEDDV, from the coding sequence ATGGGTAATAATAACGAATTTAAAAAGCGTTTCTCTCGAGGTGCTAGTGGTCTGAAGTTCCCTAGAGAGCAGGGCTTCTTCGATAAAAGCTTCATTCTTCGTGTCGTTGTTTTGCTTTTGTTCTCCGTAGGGCTTTTCGCTGTATTACATTTCAGGGAGATACACGTCGACACTCTCGAGCTCAACAAATCTGCTGACAGGTATATCGTCGCACAGACAAATTTTTCTTTTCATGACGCCAAAGCCACTGAGAGTCGTCGTGAAGAGGCGCTCCTTGATATCGGCAAGATATACCGTTTTAATAAGAAAGAAGTACACCAACGTCGTGTCGACTTTGAGAGATATCTCGTATACAATAAAAGCTGGCGTAAGCAGTCAGAGCGCAGCACTTTTGAGGAGATGTACTCTGGCATCGACGATGTTGAGAAGATGCTTCTTTCCATACGTCTTACTGACCCACGGACGATACAGAAGATCAAGCAGTTTGGCATGACAAACAGGGACTATCTGGTATACATCACTTCTGATGTTACCAAGGCGATAAACGTTCCTAAGCGCATATGGGAACATATTGAGAAGATCGCCCTTACCAAGAACATATACCAGCCTGGCACTATAGATTTCATTATAACATATTTTAAGGGCAAGGGTTGGGATCTCGTCGAAGACGGCGAAACCCTTGGCATCCTTCGTAACAAAGCTACCGATAGCATTCCTAAGCAATACACTCGTGTTAATGCTGGCGACAGGATCATAGGTTATGGTGATAAAGTTACTGAGCAACATATCGCCATGATCCATGCTATGAAGAAAACCCTCGCCGAGGGTCAGAATATCTGGCACTATACAACAATCGTCGGAAGTGCTGTTATGACGGCGCTTTTCATCATCTTGGGTATCATGTACCTTAATAAGCGTTTTCCCGACATCTTACGGTCCAACAGAAAGATTCTTCTTCTATGTAGCATCATCGCCATAGCGTTTATTTTCTCTAAACTTGCCGAGCATATCATCATAAATTCCAGCATAAACCTTTTCGAGGTGATACGGTATCCGTTATTCGTCCCATTTGCTGCGATGCTTCTGTGTACGTTGATGAACATGGAGATAGCCTTAGTTGTCAGCGTTTTCCTTGCAGTAGTGCTATCTATGACCCTTGCTCTCAACAAGGAATTCATGATAATAAACCTTGTCGCCGCTGTTATTGCTATATTAGGGAGTACATCATTCCGCAGCAGGAAGAAAATCTTCGCGGTATGTGCAAAAGCGTGGATTGGGTGTATTGTCTTTATCGTAGCTCTTGGCTTCTATAGGGGGAACATTATAAGCCGTACTGTATCCGTCGACATTTTTACTACTATGCTTTTCATGATATTCACTGCTGTCCTCGTCATCGGGATCTTACCTCTTATAGAGTTCGCCTTTCCTATCATGACCGATGCTATCCTTATGGAATACCTCGACCCCAACAACGAGATCCTTACGCGTCTTGCTATGGAAGCTCCTGGAACGTACCAACATTCTATCGTCGTCGGCAACCTCGCCGAGCGTGCTGCACAGTCTATCGGCGCCAACGGTCTTTTTTGCAAGGTTGTGTCTTTGTACCACGACGTCGGCAAGCTAAGGAACCCTCAATATTTCACCGAGAACGAGCCGCGCGGGACTAGCATGCACCAGCTTCTTACTCCTACGGAGTCGGCGCAGGTCATCACGGAACATATCAGCGAAGGTGTTGCTTTGGCGCGGAAGTTCGGACTTCCCGAGCAGTTCGTCGACGTCATAAAAGAGCACCATGGCACTATGAACGTAAGATATTTCTACAACAACCAGAAGGAGCTTATGGACGGCGACGCGTCACGCGTCAACGAGAAAGACTTCAAATACACAGGTCCTACAGCCCACAGCAAAGAGTCTGCGATAATTATGATAGCCGACGCTTTCGAGGCGGCATCACGCTCTCTCGAGGCTGTAAACAAGGCGTCCTTAAAAAAGCTTATAAACAATCTTGTCAAGGAGCGTCTTGAGTCGGGACAGTTCGACGAATGCATGCTTACTTTCGAAGAGCTCGGCACCGTAAAGGAGTCTCTAGTATCGTCGATGTTGATGTCGACACATTCACGGATAAAATATTCCGGCAACGAAGATGAAGAGGATGATGTATGA
- the dnaX gene encoding DNA polymerase III subunit gamma/tau → MSSYQVLARKYRPQRFSDVVGQDSIVTTLKNAVASGRIAHAYLFSGSRGTGKTTLARILAKTLNCHDRSDDNEPCSKCPSCKEIAAGTSLEVIEIDGASNRGIEDIRKVNDTVRYSARAGNYMIYIIDEVHMLTKEAFNALLKTLEEPPANVAFFFATTEPHKVLPTIMSRCQRYNLNRISTTDIMETLKNIAADLGVDVEDEALTTIATLADGGLRDALSTLDQLISYAEGKITSDIVADLLGLMPRDVFFDLDKSGAAGDITAAFTIANDVFSHGKDIPYFFEELIKHYRTILLTIVAGNNDTNETLSENDRMSYRESAAIYNKEQCINILEDLADFYGNIKTMPSMQVALEIALMKIIRSHKMIPIEALVAKLADIENDVIVAAKETPQQRNTQSVRDTMTMFSAVELDGTATKKKTTSQ, encoded by the coding sequence ATGTCTAGCTACCAAGTCCTTGCAAGAAAATACCGGCCACAACGTTTTTCCGATGTCGTAGGACAAGACTCTATCGTTACTACGCTGAAAAATGCCGTCGCTTCAGGACGTATCGCACACGCATACCTTTTTAGTGGATCGCGAGGCACAGGGAAAACAACGCTGGCGCGTATCCTCGCAAAGACGCTGAACTGCCACGACCGTAGCGACGACAACGAGCCATGCAGCAAATGCCCATCATGTAAAGAGATAGCAGCAGGCACTTCACTAGAGGTAATAGAAATCGATGGGGCGTCGAACCGCGGTATCGAAGACATAAGAAAAGTCAACGACACCGTAAGATATTCTGCGCGAGCAGGAAACTATATGATATATATCATCGACGAGGTGCATATGCTGACAAAGGAGGCATTCAACGCTCTCCTTAAAACCCTAGAAGAGCCACCAGCAAACGTCGCTTTCTTCTTCGCCACGACAGAACCACACAAAGTTCTGCCAACAATAATGAGCCGATGCCAGAGGTATAACCTCAACAGAATCTCCACTACAGATATCATGGAGACGCTGAAAAATATCGCCGCCGACCTCGGCGTCGACGTCGAAGACGAAGCTCTAACAACGATAGCTACCCTCGCCGATGGAGGCCTTCGCGATGCTCTCTCGACGCTAGACCAGCTGATCTCCTACGCCGAAGGTAAGATCACCAGCGATATCGTCGCAGACCTCCTTGGACTTATGCCGCGCGATGTATTCTTCGACCTCGATAAATCAGGAGCAGCAGGTGATATTACCGCGGCATTCACCATCGCCAATGACGTATTCTCCCACGGCAAAGATATCCCTTATTTCTTCGAAGAGCTAATAAAACACTACCGCACGATACTACTAACGATTGTCGCAGGAAACAATGATACAAACGAAACATTAAGCGAAAACGACCGTATGAGTTACCGCGAGTCCGCAGCAATATACAACAAAGAACAGTGTATTAACATCCTAGAGGACCTCGCCGACTTCTACGGAAATATCAAGACGATGCCTTCGATGCAGGTGGCACTAGAGATCGCCCTCATGAAGATAATTCGTAGCCATAAAATGATACCAATAGAAGCCCTAGTAGCAAAACTCGCCGATATCGAAAACGACGTCATCGTAGCAGCAAAAGAAACACCACAACAACGAAATACACAAAGCGTTCGCGATACCATGACGATGTTCTCCGCAGTAGAACTCGACGGAACGGCGACGAAGAAAAAAACAACTTCACAATAA
- a CDS encoding YbaB/EbfC family nucleoid-associated protein, with amino-acid sequence MGTGFSKKKKQAKMFQDTIAKMQEDMKNTEVTGQAGNGLVVVTVNGEHQLTNITIKPECVDPEDVEGLEDLIKAALDDASSKISDNMPSLDSLGGMGMPFH; translated from the coding sequence ATGGGAACAGGATTCTCTAAGAAGAAAAAACAAGCTAAGATGTTTCAAGATACCATCGCAAAGATGCAAGAAGATATGAAAAATACCGAAGTGACAGGACAGGCAGGAAACGGCCTCGTCGTCGTTACTGTGAACGGAGAACATCAACTAACCAATATCACAATAAAACCTGAATGCGTCGACCCCGAAGATGTAGAAGGCCTCGAAGATCTAATAAAAGCTGCTTTAGATGACGCCTCCTCAAAAATATCAGATAATATGCCATCGCTAGATTCACTAGGCGGTATGGGAATGCCTTTTCATTGA
- a CDS encoding four helix bundle protein yields MENENITYEKAYAFAIRIINCVKWIRENKKEFVLTKQLLRAGTSIGANVSEANGGISKADFSAKISIAYKECLDTKYLETEDYKNIFADADELGKILFSIIRTSRIQR; encoded by the coding sequence ATTGAAAATGAAAACATTACTTATGAAAAAGCATATGCTTTTGCTATCAGAATTATAAATTGTGTTAAATGGATACGAGAAAATAAAAAAGAATTTGTTTTAACCAAACAACTTTTGCGTGCTGGTACGTCAATAGGTGCAAATGTATCGGAGGCAAATGGTGGGATTTCTAAAGCTGATTTTTCAGCTAAGATTTCGATAGCATATAAAGAGTGTTTAGATACGAAATATTTGGAAACAGAAGACTATAAAAATATTTTTGCAGATGCTGATGAACTTGGAAAAATATTATTTAGCATTATCAGAACCTCTAGAATACAACGATAA
- a CDS encoding AMP nucleosidase, with protein sequence MIHKKRDLKNYDPLQVKIARDTLERYSNSPPDDFCSYLFITNFPKYLEYFADARGLTIVQGPGFNVAHSPEDDISIIDFRIGSPTAALLVDCCAFLPIKAILHLGMCGGLRRSYSVGDYFVPVASIRGEGTSDFYFPSEVPAMANFQVQKAVTNALEKNNTPYHIGICHTTNKRFWEFDEDFIARLKASRAQSIEMESATLFCASYKYKIPMGALYIISDLPLEKGGIKTKKSAKFVLDEYTADHVDKGVEVVNIMKDMLNKQLSLNIEH encoded by the coding sequence ATGATACACAAAAAGCGCGACCTAAAAAACTACGACCCTCTTCAGGTAAAGATTGCTCGCGATACTTTGGAACGCTATTCCAACTCCCCTCCTGACGACTTCTGTTCATATTTATTTATTACGAACTTCCCGAAATATTTAGAATATTTCGCCGATGCGCGTGGGCTTACCATCGTCCAGGGTCCAGGCTTTAATGTTGCTCATTCCCCTGAAGACGACATCAGCATCATTGACTTCCGCATAGGATCTCCTACGGCGGCGTTGCTTGTCGACTGCTGTGCTTTCTTACCAATAAAGGCCATCCTACATCTTGGCATGTGCGGCGGCTTACGTCGTAGTTATTCTGTAGGAGACTATTTCGTCCCTGTCGCCAGCATCCGTGGCGAGGGCACTTCGGACTTTTATTTCCCTTCGGAGGTTCCTGCCATGGCGAATTTCCAGGTACAGAAAGCTGTAACCAACGCTTTGGAGAAGAACAACACCCCCTATCACATTGGGATATGCCATACTACCAACAAGCGTTTTTGGGAGTTCGATGAAGACTTCATTGCGCGCCTCAAGGCATCGCGAGCGCAGTCGATAGAGATGGAGTCTGCGACGTTATTTTGTGCTAGCTACAAATACAAGATCCCCATGGGAGCGTTATATATCATCTCCGACCTTCCTCTCGAGAAAGGCGGGATCAAGACGAAGAAGAGCGCAAAGTTTGTTTTGGACGAATACACTGCCGACCATGTCGACAAAGGCGTCGAAGTTGTAAACATCATGAAAGACATGCTCAATAAACAATTATCATTGAACATTGAACATTGA
- the genX gene encoding EF-P lysine aminoacylase GenX gives MEKCDPTILRDRAAMLSKARGFFSERGVVEVDCPVLSSSASIDAHIDLFTTRFCDGAIRYMHSSPEYGMKRLLAMGMPDIYQMSHVFRDGELGKRHNPEFMLAEWYRLGFSFEAMIQETVDFVALFVDSHPVEVITYREVIKKHAGIDYVSSSDEELMCCLNKRGIEIYEGLGDEGRDAILNMIVAAIVEPNLDKDVVTVVKYYPASQAALAQKKTVGDEAVAERFEVYFGGYELANGYHELGDAEEQSRRFQDANEERMRMGKDSLPLDESFLEALDAGLPDCCGVAVGIDRLMMIRHGADKIADVLPFSW, from the coding sequence ATGGAAAAATGCGACCCAACAATTTTGAGAGACAGAGCGGCGATGTTATCGAAGGCGCGCGGATTTTTTTCTGAGCGTGGCGTCGTTGAGGTCGACTGTCCTGTGTTATCGTCGTCTGCTAGTATCGATGCTCATATCGATCTTTTTACTACGCGGTTCTGTGACGGAGCAATACGATATATGCATTCGTCGCCGGAATATGGGATGAAGCGTCTTCTTGCTATGGGGATGCCAGACATCTATCAGATGTCGCATGTATTCCGCGACGGCGAGCTTGGCAAGCGTCACAATCCCGAGTTTATGTTGGCGGAATGGTATCGTCTTGGTTTTTCTTTTGAGGCTATGATACAAGAGACCGTTGATTTCGTCGCTCTTTTCGTTGACAGCCATCCTGTTGAAGTCATAACATACCGCGAAGTCATTAAAAAACATGCCGGCATCGACTATGTGTCTTCTTCTGACGAAGAGCTTATGTGCTGTCTTAACAAGCGCGGCATCGAGATCTACGAAGGTCTTGGTGACGAAGGTCGTGATGCTATTTTAAATATGATAGTAGCGGCTATTGTTGAGCCAAATCTTGATAAAGATGTCGTTACCGTCGTGAAATACTATCCTGCCTCGCAGGCAGCTCTTGCGCAGAAAAAAACTGTTGGCGATGAGGCTGTCGCCGAGAGGTTCGAAGTATATTTCGGTGGTTATGAGCTTGCCAACGGATACCATGAGCTCGGCGACGCCGAAGAACAGAGCCGACGTTTCCAAGACGCCAATGAAGAGCGTATGCGTATGGGAAAAGATTCCCTTCCTCTCGATGAGAGCTTTTTGGAAGCTCTCGATGCTGGACTCCCTGATTGCTGTGGCGTCGCTGTCGGCATCGACAGGCTTATGATGATACGTCATGGTGCCGACAAGATCGCTGATGTTCTTCCTTTCTCGTGGTAA
- the efp gene encoding elongation factor P, whose product MAVVDTNSFRSGMKLEIDRQPYLIVNTEFVKPGKGQSFCRVKLKNLISGRVIERTYKSNDKAEVADINETSMRMLYRDGEGVVFMDDNTYDQTTIPLENVGDTERWLKEDIVYGIVFYKGDAINVIPPTFMELKIDRSDPGARGDTASGRVLKPATLETGAEVQVPIFIDEGEVIKVDTRTGEYVSRA is encoded by the coding sequence ATGGCAGTGGTAGACACCAACAGTTTTCGTAGTGGCATGAAGCTTGAGATCGACAGGCAGCCGTATCTTATCGTCAATACTGAGTTCGTCAAACCTGGCAAGGGGCAGTCGTTTTGCCGTGTTAAGCTTAAGAACCTCATCAGTGGCCGTGTTATCGAGAGGACATACAAATCCAACGACAAGGCCGAGGTTGCCGACATCAACGAGACGTCTATGAGGATGTTATACCGCGATGGTGAAGGTGTTGTTTTTATGGACGACAATACTTACGACCAGACAACAATACCTCTAGAGAACGTCGGAGACACAGAGCGATGGCTCAAAGAAGACATTGTCTATGGCATAGTCTTTTATAAAGGCGACGCCATCAACGTTATACCTCCTACTTTTATGGAGCTCAAGATCGATCGTTCCGACCCTGGAGCTCGTGGTGACACGGCATCGGGCCGCGTCCTCAAGCCTGCGACGCTGGAGACCGGCGCCGAGGTGCAAGTTCCTATTTTCATCGATGAGGGTGAAGTTATCAAGGTCGACACGCGCACGGGAGAATATGTCTCTCGAGCGTAA